The Planctomycetota bacterium DNA segment CTATGCGCTCGAGACCATGCCCTACCCCGAGGCCGCCGCCGCGCTCCGTGACGCCGTACCCAAGGCCACCGGGCTGACGAAGGCAGGCATCCTTGACTCGATTGGCGACAGGCGCGATAAGGAGGCCGTGCCGCTCCTGGCTCCTCTGGCCGCCGACGCCGACCCGAACGTCGCCTCCTCCGCCGCGGTCGCCCTCGGCAAGATCGGCGGCCCCGAGGCCATCGCAGCCCTCAAGGCCGCGCGGGCGAAGGCCCCCGAGGCGGCCAAGCAGGCCGTCGCCGACGGCCTGCTCCGGTGCGCCGACCAACTCCTCAGGGCGGGCGACAAGCCGGCCGCCGCGGCCCTCTTCAAGCAGGTCCACCAACCTGCCGAGCCGGAGCATGTCCGCACCGCGGCGATGGTCGGCATGCTCCTCGCCGCCGACGACCCGCTGCCAATGCTCGAGGGCAGCCTGTCGGGCAGCGACCGCGCGGCTCACCGCGCGGCGCTCGACGCCCTCCACGAGCTGACGGGCGAGGCCGTGACGAAGGCCGCCGCAGCCCAGATTGCGAAGGCCGAGCCGAAGGTGCAGGTCGCACTCATCGAGGTGCTCGGCCAGCGGGGCGATGCCGCCGCCGCGCCGGCGATCATCGAGGCCACGAAGAGCGCCCAGCCAGCGGTTTGCATCGCCGCGCTCCACGCCCTCGGCTTCCTCGGCGATCCCGCCTCGGTGCCTGTCCTCCTTGAGACGGCCGCGAAGGGGGAAGGCGTCGCTCAGGAGACGGCCAGGGACGCCCTCGCCCGCATCGCGGGCAAAGGCGTGCGCGAGGCCCTCGCCGCGCAGTTGAGCAATGCCGACCCGGCTGTTCAGGCGGAGCTCGTGCGAACGCTCGGCGCCCGCCGCGACACGGCAGCCGTCCCAGCCCTCCTCAAGATGGCGAAGGGCAACGACGCGGCGGCCCGCACCGCGGCCCTTCGCTCCCTCGCACAGCTCGCCGATGAGGCGGCGGTTGGCGACCTCGTGGACCTTCTCGGCCGCGCCGTAGCCGACGCCGATCGCGACCCGGTCGAGAAGGCGCTCGCCGCGATCTGCTCCCGAGCCAAGCGCGCGGATGCGTGCGCGGCGCCGATCCTGGCGGCCCTGAAGACGGCCGCAGTCCCGGCACGCGCCTCGTTGCTCCGCGCCCTCGGGCGCCTCAACGCCCCGGAGGCCCTCCAGGCTCTTCGGGCCGCCACCGAGGACAAGGAACCGACCGTCCGCGATGCCGCCATTCGCACCCTGGCCGAGAACGGGGGGCTGGAGGCCGCGCCCGACCTCTTGCGGCTCGCTCACAAAGCGGCGGAACCGGCCCACCGCGTCCTCGCCCTCCGAGGCTACTGGCGCCTCGTCGGCCTCGCCGCCGACAAGCCGCTCGACGAACGCCTGAAGATGTGCGAAGCGGGCATGGCCGTCTCGGCTCGCCCCGAGGACAGGAAACTCGGCCTCACCGAGCTGGCCAGCGTCCCGCACCCGGACGCCCTGAAGCTTGCCGAATCGCTCCGCGCCGACGCCGCGGTGAGGGCCGAGGCCGAGGCGGCAGCGGTCCGCATCGCCGCCGCGCTCCTCGGCAGCCACAGGGCCGAGGCCCAGGCCGCGCTCGAGCGCCTGGCCGCCGACGGCAGCCCCTCTACACGCGCCGCCGCGCGCAAGGCCCTGGACACCCTCGACCAACTCGTGGGCTTCATCACGGCCTGGCAGGTCGCCGGCCCCTATCGCCAGCAGGGCAAGTCGTGCCAGCAGCTCTTCGACATCCCGTTCCCCCCCGAACAGCCGGATGCGAAGGTCGAGTGGAAGCCGCTCCCGGCCCCCGCCGACCCGGCGCTCGCCTGGCAGGCCGACCTCTTGCCCATCGCCGATGGCGAGCAGTGCGTTGTCTACCTCCGCTCCCGCGTCATCGTCCCGAAGGAGACGAAGGCCAGCCTGGAGATCGGTTCCGACGATGGCGTCAAGCTCTGGCTCAACGGCAAGCTGGTTCACGCGAACAACGTCATGCGCCCCATCGCGGCCGGGCAAGACAAGGCTCAGGCCACCCTCAAGGAGGGCCCGAACGACTTCCTGCTCAAGGTCACGCAGAACAACATGGGCTTCGCCGCCTGCGTGCGGGTGCGCAACGCCGACGGCTCAGTGATTGAGGGCATGCGCTTCCAGGCCGGCCCCTAGTGCTCAACGCGGCCGAAGGGCGTAACCAAGGGGGATGAATGGATGGTTGGATGGATGATTGCCTGACATTCATCCACCCATCCACCCATCTACTCATCCACTCCTGACACGCTACGCCTTCCTCGTTTCCCACTTCCCCTTCGTGAAGTCGGGGATTTCCTGGGGTGCGCCGCCCTCGGCGATGCTCTTGGCCGAGAGCGGGATGATGGCACTCCAGGCCGCGGCATCGGCCGCGTCAATAGGCGGCGGTGTGCCCTTGCGAATGGACTGGATGAACTCGCGGATGGGGAAGTAGTCGGCTCCCTCGTGGCCCGTGGCCTTCGCCTCGGCGCCGTGCTCGGTCCAGAGCGGGTGCTCGAACTCCTTCATGTACTTGCTCAGTTCCTCCCAACGATGCCCCTCGGTGCGGCCGTCGAGCCAGAGGAACTGCTGGCGCGAGTCGTAGCTCGCCCTGGTGCCCTGGAGCGTGTGGTAGGTGGTGGAGACGACGGGGCGGGGCGAGCACATGTCGAACCGCAGGTCAATGAGCGCACCCTTGGCTGTGCGGATGAGCGTGCTCGTCGAGTCGGGCAGGCTGAAGCGGATCTGGCGCGCGGGGTGCTCGGCGGGGAAGCGCTTCGCCACGTAGTCGTTGAGCGCGGCCGAGGGCGTCCCGGCGGCCACGAGCGAGACCATGCGGTCGCCGCGGTTGATCCCAAGCCATTGAGCCACAGGGCCGAGGGAGTGGGTGGGGTAGACGTTTCCGCCGCAGTCGCGCGCCATCTCGCCGCGCCAGGTGAGCGAGCCGTCGCCCTGGAAGAGCAGCGAGCGGCAGTCGTGCACGTAGCCGCACTCGGCGTAGGTGAGCTGGCCGAACAGCCCCCTTTGCACCATGTTGCCGATCATGAGGCAGTGGTACCAGTAGCAGCAGTTCTCGGCGAGCATGTAGACCTTGCCCGTCTCTTCGGCGGCGCGGACGAGGCCCCAGCACTCCTCGAGGGTCATCGCCGCGGCCACCTCGCTGAGGGCGTGCTTGCCGGCGCGCAGGGCGTCAATGGACATGGGGGCGTGCACCTGCATCGGCGTGGTCACGAGCACCGCGTCGAGGTCGTCGCGTTGGAGCATGCGCTGGTAGTCCTTCGGGCCGTTGCCGTAGCCCTCGGGCCTCTTGCCGCCGGCCTTCTCGACGATGTCGGCGCCGCGGGCGAGGGCGGCGGGGCTGATGTCGCACACCGCGGGCACCTCGACACCCGCCTTGAGCGCGACGCCGAGGAGGTAGGAGCCCCGGCCGCCGACGCCGATCACCCCGAGCCGTACGGGCCTCGACGGCTCCTGTCCCATCGCCTGCGCCGCCAGGCCGGCCGCCGCGCCCGCCGCCCCTGCCTTGAGGAAGTCGCGTCGTCTCATCGCAGGCTCCTCTCACACATCGTCCTGCTGCCCAGCCGTTGCCGACCCGCACATGCGGGAAACCCATCGCTTCGTGTATAGATCAATCGCCCACCCCCGTCAAGCGGACGGGTCCGGCCTTGACATTCCAACCGGCGCCGGGTATCATAGCGGGCGACACGTGGGTAGCCCCCCGCGGGGCTCGAAGAGGGAAGACGGTGCAAGTCCGTCGCGGTCCCGCCGCTGTGACCGGGGACGACCGCCGCAAGTGGCCACTGTCCCCCTGAGCCTGGGGCGAAGGGGACGGGAAGGCGCGGCCAGTAGGACGAGCCGGAAGCCAGAAGACCTGCCCACGACACGTCGCATCGGTGTGGCCCTCGCGGACAGGGGCCTCTCCGCTCTGCGCCCGAGCTCCGAGGATGGAAAACGGCATCCCCGGGCCTGTTTCACAGGTCCGGGGATTTTTCGTTCTCGCCCCGCTCGGGCCAGGGCCTGGTCTCCTGTGCCCGGGGCGCACAGTCACCCAGGGCGGCCCCGTTCGGGGCAAGGAGCCGCAGATGACAACGCGGAGCATCGTTGCCATCGCACTGCTGACCGGGGCGTTCGGCCTCGCGCGTGCCGAGGACGCCGCGCCACCACCCGGGCCAGCCGACGACACGCCGAAGGCCGAGGCCACCGAGGAGGAGAAGCCCGAAGAGGTCATGGTCACCGCCACCCGCCTCGAGACGCCCGCCAAACAGGTCGGCAGTTCGATCACCGTCATCACGCGCAAAGAGATCGAACAGAAGAAGCAGGCGACCGTGCTGGAACTGCTCCGCACGGTCCCCGGCGTGGACGTGGTGCAGGCCGGCCCCGCGGGCGGGCAGTCGTCGGTCTTCCTCCGCGGCGCCAAGAGCGAACACACGCTGGTGCTCCTTGATGGCGTGGAGTTGAACGACCCGATCACGCCCGGCCGCTCCTTCGACTGGGCGCACCTCACCGCCGACAACGTGGAGCGCATCGAGGTGCTCCGCGGCCCCCAGAGCACGCTCTACGGCTCCGACGCCATCGGGGGCGTCATCAACATCATCACGCGCAAGGGCCAGGGGCCGCCCCGCGTCACCCTCGGCGCCGAAGCCGGCTCGCGCCGCACCTTCCGCGAAACCCTCTCCGTGATGGGCAGCACACCCGTCTTCAACTATGCGTTGAGCACCGCGCACTTCGAGACGGGAGGCATCTCGGCCGCCGAGCGGCGCGACGGCAACCGCGAGAAGGACGGCTACCGCAACAGCACCTGCTCGGCCAGGCTCGGCTTCTCCCCCGCCGAGAACTTCGACGTGGACCTCATCGTCCGCTGCATCCGCGGCAGGACGGAGAACGACAACTTCGGCGGCCCGGGCGGCGACGACCCGAACTACACGAGCGAGGTCGAGCAGCACTTCGTGCGCGCCCAGGGGCGCCTCCGGCTGCTCGGCGGCGACTGGGAGCAGAAGTTCGGCGTGTCGTACTCCGACCACCATCGCACGACGCGCAACAACCCCGACGCCGCGCACCCGCTGGACCTCGAGCGCAGCGCCTACGACGGGCAGATCGCGCGCTTCGACTGGCAGCACAACTTCCGCCTCCACGAGACCAACACCCTCACCGTCGGCCTCGAAACCGAGCGCGAGAGCGGCAAGTCGCGGTACCACTCCGACGGCATGTGGGGACCCTACGACAGCGCCTTCCCCCGCCAGAGCGCCCGCACCCACAGCGTCTACGTGCAGGACTCCATCGCCCTCTTCGAGCGGTTCTTCGCCACCGTGGGCTTCCGCCTCGACGACCACGAGCAGTTCGGCTCGGCGTTCACCTACCGCGTCGCGCCCACGGTCGTGATTCCCGAGACAGGCACCCGCATCAAGGGCTCGGTCGGCACAGGCTTCAAGGCGCCCACCCTCTACCAGCTCTACGACCCCCTATACGGCAATCCCGACCTCCAGCCCGAGAAGAGCAGGGGCTGCGACTTCGGGGTCGAACAGGACCTCTTCGGCGGCCTCGTGACCCTGGATGCCACCTGCTTCCGGAACCGGTTCAAGAACCTGATTGACTTCGTCTTCGTCGGCTGGTCGGGCAGCTACCAGAACGTCGCCGAGGCCGAATCCAAGGGCGTCGAGCTGGGCGCCACCATGCGGCCGACCGAGAACTTGACACTGCGCGCGACGTACACGTACACTGACACCGAGGACAAAGCCACCGGCCTCGAACTCCTGCGACGCGCCCGGCACAAGGCCAGCGTCGAAGCCAACTACCGCCTCCTGAAGGCCACCAACATCCACCTCAGCGCCGCCTACATCGGGCCGCGCAAGGACCTCTTCTTCGACAACACCACCTTCACCAGCTCGAGGGTCACGCTGGACAGCTACCTCCTGGTCAACCTGGCCGTGACCCACGACGTGACCAAGAACGTGCAGGTCTACGGACGAGTCGAGAACGTGCTCGACCAGCACTACCAGGAGGTGAAGGGCTACGGCGCGCCCGGCATCGGCTTCTTCACCGGCGTGCGCGCCGCCTTCTGACGGCGGAACACGATGCCCATGAGCACCCGCTTCCGTCTTCCGCTGGCCGCATCGGCCGCCGCCCACGCGGCGCTGCTGTGGGCAGCGAGCGTGCTCTACTCGCCATCGGCGCCCGAGCCCGGCGTCGCCCTGGTGGCCGTGCGAATCCTCGACGAGCAGGCCGCTCCCGAGCCGCCCAGGCCCCCGGCCCCCGAGCCGCGGCCTGTGTGGACTCCCCGCCCCGCCTCCACCCCGCCCAGCCGCGCCGCCGCGGCCCCGTCCGAGGTAAGCCGCCCCACGCCTGCGGCTCCCCTCCCCGCCTGGGCCCCCCGCAGCGAGGCGGCGACGCCCGCCCCCGCGTCCAGCCAGGTCGCGGTCTCGCTGCCAACGGCCCCAGGCATCCGGGAGCACATGGCGCTGGTCCCACCGGCCCTGCCCATCCCTGAGGAGCAGCCAGTGACCGGCCAGCCCCGCGTTGTGGACGAGGCGGAGCACAAGGCTCCGAGCGCATCGCAACCCGAGATGGCGGACGAGACAGCCCCTCTCATCCCCTCCAGGCTCCTGAGCTTCCCCCAGCGGTACCCGCCGCAATCCAAGGCGCGGGGCGAGGAGGGAACCGTGGGCCTACTCCTGGAGATCCATGTGAATGGCACGGTGGGCCATGTCGAGATCGTCAAGTCCAGCGGCTACCCCGACCTGGATCGCGCGGCCCAGGTGTCGGTCAAGAACGCCCGCTTCGCCCCCGCCACCCGCCGCGGCAAGCCCGTCCCGACCACCAAGCGCATGGACGTCACCTACCGGCTGGACGACCCGAAAGACGACTGACGAGGCAGGAAGGCTAGGAACCGCCCGGAGGCCAGCTTCCCTGTCTCCGCGGTCTCGCTCGTAGCGTGCCTACCTAACGATTGCCGCCACATAACTATATACGCAGCAATATCTTACGCTCTCCAGGCATTCCCCATCGCATACTTGCTCATCCCACATCTGAGCGCCAATGGCCGGATAGGCGAGAATCGCCAATCCTCGCCTATCTACCCATACTTGCTCACTTCCCCCCTCACAGGGTTGAGCAACTATGGGCGGAGCGCGCCCACCAGGCACCCGCCAGAGGCATTGCGCGGAGCCGCCAGGTCCAAAGGGCCAGGCAAACCCACACCACCCGCCGGGGCAATCGGGTCAGGTTACCCAACCCCTGGGGAGCCTACTTCTTGTTGCCCTTGGGGCGCGGCGGGCGCGACCGCGGCTCGTCGTCGCCCGGGATCGGCACCACGTTCTCCGCGGGAATCTCGACCGTGCCCTTCTCGAAATCCTCGGCCGTGGGGTGAAGCGTGAGGTTGTAGAGGTCGGGGTTCTTCTGCGGGTCCACCATCATCTCGTTCCAGCGGACCAGCTTACCCGTGTAGGTGGCTACGCGCCCGAGAACGGCGGTGGCGGACGACTCGGCGACCGCCCTGGCCTCGTCGAGCGGCTCGCCCTTGCGCACAGCGTACAGCACGTCCACCTGCTCCTGCTGGCTGCTGCTGGGCGCCTTGGGCAGGTCGGCCGGGATGGGCGACTTGGCGGGTTTCGGGAAGTCGTTCCCGCTGGTGCGGCCCTTCTCGTAGACCAGGTCGTGGCCCACCCAGTTCCAGCAGCCGTTGATCTGGCGGCACATGGAGTGGATGTGCACGCCGTCGCCGTAGTCGTAGTCCACGCTGTGGAAGTCGTACATGTCGCCCGCGTTGCGGCGGGCGCGGCCGCCGAAGCCCGCGGCCGAGATGGGCGGATGGCCGGCGAACCAGTTGGCAATATCTATGTTGTGGACATGCTGCTCGACGAGGTGGTCGCCCGAGAGCGCCGTCCAGTCCTGCCACGAGCGCACGAGGTCGTCGGCGGTCTTGGGGTTGATGGGGCTGCGGTGGAACATGTGGGCGATGCAGAAGGACACGCGGCCCGCCACGAGCTTGCCGAGGGCGCCCTCGACGGCCACGGCCTGATGCGTGAGGCGGAAGGGGTGCTCGTGGCGCATCTCGGTGCCCGAGACGATGACGAGGCCCTTCTTCTTGGCCTCCTCGCCCGCGGCGATCACGCGGCGGCACCCCGGCGGGTCCACCGCCACGGGCTTCTCGACGAAGCAATGCTTGCCCGCCTTCACGGCGGCCTCGAGGTGCACGGGGCGGAAGAGCGGGGCCTGGGCCATCAGCACGATCTCCACGTCGGTGCCCAGCAGGCCCTCGTAGCACTTGGGCCCCCCGAAGCAGCGCTCCGGCGGCACGTCGTACTTCTTGCCCGTCTGCTCCGCGCGCTCCTTAAAGTAGTCGGCGAGCGCGACGCATTTGGCCTCGACGCCGAGGAGCTTGGCGGCGAGGAAGTGATCGGCCAGCGCCCCGCGGCCGCGCCCGCCGCAGCCGATGAGGCCGACCTTATAGGTCCTGCCCTGGCCCTTGGCCGTGGCGCCGAGGATCGTGAAGGCGGCCCCGGCAGAGAGGGCGCCCCTCATGACGTCACGCCTCGATGGCACAGTTCGGCTCATTCGTGGTCTCCTCAGGATGCGTACCCCGTGACGCGTGACAAGAAACGGCGAGCAGGACTTGCGTTCTTCTCGGGGCACGCGTCACGCATTATGACTACCCTCCCGAAGGTACCGGAACCTTCGGGAGGGGGAATGCCTTCTCCTCTCACGCGTCACGCATCACGTGTCAGGCTACCCTCCCGAAGGCGTTGCGTAGCCTTCGGGAGGGAGCAACCTGCATGTCTCACGCCGTGCCCGGGATGGGCGCATCGCCGTCCTTGGGGTACTCGATGTTGCCGGTCTCGAAGTCTTCCCACGACGGCTTGAGCATCTTGTTGTAGAGGGCGGGGTTCTTCTTGGGGTCGCCGAACATCTCTTCCCAGGTCATCATCTTGCCGGTGTAGGCGGAGTCGCGCACCATGATGGCCGCGGCGGTGGCCTCGGCCACGCTCTGCGTCTCGTTGAGCTCCTTGCCCTTCACGAGGTAGTAGAGCATGTTGATGTGCTCTTGCATGTGCCCCCCGCCCTTCTGCGGGATCTCGGAGTAGCGGATCGGCTCCTGGAACTTGTAGTCCTTCGGCGCCTGCTTCTCGTAGACGAAGCTCTCGCCCACCCAGTCCCAGCACCCGCCCACCTGGCGGCACATCGAGTGAATGTGGACGCCGTCGCCGTAGTCCACGTCGCCGCTGAAGAAGTCGTACATGTTGCCTGCCTTGCGCCGCGCGCGGCCGCCGAAGCCGACGGCGGAGACGGGGTGGCGGCCGATGAACCAGTTGGCGATATCGAGGTTGTGCACATGCTGCTCGCAGATGTGGTCGCCCGACATTTCGATCCAGAGCTGCCAGTTGCCGCCGCGCACCAGGTCGTCGGGCTTGGTGGGGTTCATCGGGTTGTTGTGGAAGATCTTGCCCATGTTCCAGGCCACGCGGCCGGCGAGCACCTTGCCGACGGCGCCCTCCTTGATGAGCTGGGCCTGGCGGTTGTAGCCCTGCTCGTGGCGGCGCTGGGTGCCGGCCACGACCATGAGGCCCTTCTCCTTCGCCAGCTTGCCGGCCTCCATGACCTTGCGGATGCCGGGCGCGTCCACGCCGATCGGCTTCTCCATGAACACATGCCTGCCGGCCTTGATCGCGGCCTCGAAGTGCGGCGGGCGGAACACGGGGGCCTGCGCCATGAGCACCGTGTCCATCGGCACCTCGAGCAGCTTCTTGTAGTTGTCGGCGCCCCCGAAGCACTTGTCGGCGGGCACGCCGTGGCGCTTGCCGGTGCCCTCGGCGCGGTCCTTGAAGAAGTCGGCGCAGGCCACCACCTGGATCTCGATGCCGAGCTTGAGCTCATCGTTGAGAATCTTCGCCGCCTCGACGTGCTGGCTGAGCGCGCCGCTGCCGCGCCCGCCGCAGCCGATGAGGCCTACGCGGAACACCTTGCCCTGGCCCTTGGCCGTGGCGCCCAGGATCTGGAACGCCCCGAAGGCGGCGCCGGCCGCGGCGGCCCCCTTCATGAAGTCACGCCTCGTCACCTCGCGCTGCTGCGTCACCTCAAGTCTCCTAACGGTGCCTGAACCGGTCAAACTCGGGGTGGGTCCGGCCGGGTCGTCCGCCGTCGGCGCGCGCCGATGCCGCGGAACGCGCCCAACAGTAGCGCGACGCCGCGCGGAAGTCAAGTGCGGAGCCACCGCAAGGGTGCGGGCCGGAATCGTAGGTGGTTTCTGATGCGAGAATCCCTGGAACAGGGGAAGGCCCGCGGCAGAGGTAGCCGCGAGCGTCCCGCTTGCGGCTCCCTTCATCCGTTCGACAAGTGGGACGCTTGTCGCTACGAGAACCCGCAGCAGAAGCTACCTACAGAAATGGCTCACACCCGCCACGGCAAGGGCCGCCCGGCCCACGGGCGTGCGTGAGCGGGCCTACAGCCGCCACGGCTCGCGCAGGGCGCGGCGGCTGAGACGAGCGGCATCGGGGTCGCCGAGGAACTGCTCTGCGAGCGGGTCCCACTTCAGCGGGCGGCCGAGGCGCACCGCCAGATCGCACAGGTGGCTGAGCGTGTCGCTCCGCACGGCATCCTCGATGGGGCTGACAGGCGTCTGGCGGGTCTTCACGCACTGGATGAAGTCGGCCTCCTGGCCGTAGCTCTCCTTGAGGTGCACGTCGCCGGGGCCGAGGGGCGCGGCGCGCAGGGCATCCGGCTCGCAGCACATGCCGCCGTAGTAGACGGCGAGCCAGCCCTCGGTGCCGATGAACTGCGTGTAGTTGCCGAGGCGGGCGAGCTTGGGCTCGGTCTCGGGGGTGACTCCCCATGCCTGGTAGGTGATGACCAGGCCGTTGGCCAGGCGCAGGCGGCAGTTCCAGTCCACCACAGCGTCGTAACGGCCCTGGGTGGGGACGACGCCCGTGCCCTCGACCTCCCAGGGGCCGAGGGTGTGGAGGTCGTAGGCCCAGACCAGCAGGTCAAGCGGGTGGGCGCCCCAGCCGGCGATGAAGCCGAGGGCGTAGTCGTAGCAGTGGTACCAGGAGTCGCCTCCGCTGGCGCA contains these protein-coding regions:
- a CDS encoding HEAT repeat domain-containing protein, whose protein sequence is MRAGVRLFSALLLLGATRLVAAQSEEEKLIAILKSDRPSNEKAWACRKLKLAGTLASVPALAACLPDKELAHSARYALETMPYPEAAAALRDAVPKATGLTKAGILDSIGDRRDKEAVPLLAPLAADADPNVASSAAVALGKIGGPEAIAALKAARAKAPEAAKQAVADGLLRCADQLLRAGDKPAAAALFKQVHQPAEPEHVRTAAMVGMLLAADDPLPMLEGSLSGSDRAAHRAALDALHELTGEAVTKAAAAQIAKAEPKVQVALIEVLGQRGDAAAAPAIIEATKSAQPAVCIAALHALGFLGDPASVPVLLETAAKGEGVAQETARDALARIAGKGVREALAAQLSNADPAVQAELVRTLGARRDTAAVPALLKMAKGNDAAARTAALRSLAQLADEAAVGDLVDLLGRAVADADRDPVEKALAAICSRAKRADACAAPILAALKTAAVPARASLLRALGRLNAPEALQALRAATEDKEPTVRDAAIRTLAENGGLEAAPDLLRLAHKAAEPAHRVLALRGYWRLVGLAADKPLDERLKMCEAGMAVSARPEDRKLGLTELASVPHPDALKLAESLRADAAVRAEAEAAAVRIAAALLGSHRAEAQAALERLAADGSPSTRAAARKALDTLDQLVGFITAWQVAGPYRQQGKSCQQLFDIPFPPEQPDAKVEWKPLPAPADPALAWQADLLPIADGEQCVVYLRSRVIVPKETKASLEIGSDDGVKLWLNGKLVHANNVMRPIAAGQDKAQATLKEGPNDFLLKVTQNNMGFAACVRVRNADGSVIEGMRFQAGP
- a CDS encoding Gfo/Idh/MocA family oxidoreductase, giving the protein MRRRDFLKAGAAGAAAGLAAQAMGQEPSRPVRLGVIGVGGRGSYLLGVALKAGVEVPAVCDISPAALARGADIVEKAGGKRPEGYGNGPKDYQRMLQRDDLDAVLVTTPMQVHAPMSIDALRAGKHALSEVAAAMTLEECWGLVRAAEETGKVYMLAENCCYWYHCLMIGNMVQRGLFGQLTYAECGYVHDCRSLLFQGDGSLTWRGEMARDCGGNVYPTHSLGPVAQWLGINRGDRMVSLVAAGTPSAALNDYVAKRFPAEHPARQIRFSLPDSTSTLIRTAKGALIDLRFDMCSPRPVVSTTYHTLQGTRASYDSRQQFLWLDGRTEGHRWEELSKYMKEFEHPLWTEHGAEAKATGHEGADYFPIREFIQSIRKGTPPPIDAADAAAWSAIIPLSAKSIAEGGAPQEIPDFTKGKWETRKA
- a CDS encoding TonB-dependent receptor is translated as MTTRSIVAIALLTGAFGLARAEDAAPPPGPADDTPKAEATEEEKPEEVMVTATRLETPAKQVGSSITVITRKEIEQKKQATVLELLRTVPGVDVVQAGPAGGQSSVFLRGAKSEHTLVLLDGVELNDPITPGRSFDWAHLTADNVERIEVLRGPQSTLYGSDAIGGVINIITRKGQGPPRVTLGAEAGSRRTFRETLSVMGSTPVFNYALSTAHFETGGISAAERRDGNREKDGYRNSTCSARLGFSPAENFDVDLIVRCIRGRTENDNFGGPGGDDPNYTSEVEQHFVRAQGRLRLLGGDWEQKFGVSYSDHHRTTRNNPDAAHPLDLERSAYDGQIARFDWQHNFRLHETNTLTVGLETERESGKSRYHSDGMWGPYDSAFPRQSARTHSVYVQDSIALFERFFATVGFRLDDHEQFGSAFTYRVAPTVVIPETGTRIKGSVGTGFKAPTLYQLYDPLYGNPDLQPEKSRGCDFGVEQDLFGGLVTLDATCFRNRFKNLIDFVFVGWSGSYQNVAEAESKGVELGATMRPTENLTLRATYTYTDTEDKATGLELLRRARHKASVEANYRLLKATNIHLSAAYIGPRKDLFFDNTTFTSSRVTLDSYLLVNLAVTHDVTKNVQVYGRVENVLDQHYQEVKGYGAPGIGFFTGVRAAF
- a CDS encoding TonB family protein → MSTRFRLPLAASAAAHAALLWAASVLYSPSAPEPGVALVAVRILDEQAAPEPPRPPAPEPRPVWTPRPASTPPSRAAAAPSEVSRPTPAAPLPAWAPRSEAATPAPASSQVAVSLPTAPGIREHMALVPPALPIPEEQPVTGQPRVVDEAEHKAPSASQPEMADETAPLIPSRLLSFPQRYPPQSKARGEEGTVGLLLEIHVNGTVGHVEIVKSSGYPDLDRAAQVSVKNARFAPATRRGKPVPTTKRMDVTYRLDDPKDD
- a CDS encoding Gfo/Idh/MocA family oxidoreductase codes for the protein MSRTVPSRRDVMRGALSAGAAFTILGATAKGQGRTYKVGLIGCGGRGRGALADHFLAAKLLGVEAKCVALADYFKERAEQTGKKYDVPPERCFGGPKCYEGLLGTDVEIVLMAQAPLFRPVHLEAAVKAGKHCFVEKPVAVDPPGCRRVIAAGEEAKKKGLVIVSGTEMRHEHPFRLTHQAVAVEGALGKLVAGRVSFCIAHMFHRSPINPKTADDLVRSWQDWTALSGDHLVEQHVHNIDIANWFAGHPPISAAGFGGRARRNAGDMYDFHSVDYDYGDGVHIHSMCRQINGCWNWVGHDLVYEKGRTSGNDFPKPAKSPIPADLPKAPSSSQQEQVDVLYAVRKGEPLDEARAVAESSATAVLGRVATYTGKLVRWNEMMVDPQKNPDLYNLTLHPTAEDFEKGTVEIPAENVVPIPGDDEPRSRPPRPKGNKK
- a CDS encoding Gfo/Idh/MocA family oxidoreductase, which gives rise to MTQQREVTRRDFMKGAAAAGAAFGAFQILGATAKGQGKVFRVGLIGCGGRGSGALSQHVEAAKILNDELKLGIEIQVVACADFFKDRAEGTGKRHGVPADKCFGGADNYKKLLEVPMDTVLMAQAPVFRPPHFEAAIKAGRHVFMEKPIGVDAPGIRKVMEAGKLAKEKGLMVVAGTQRRHEQGYNRQAQLIKEGAVGKVLAGRVAWNMGKIFHNNPMNPTKPDDLVRGGNWQLWIEMSGDHICEQHVHNLDIANWFIGRHPVSAVGFGGRARRKAGNMYDFFSGDVDYGDGVHIHSMCRQVGGCWDWVGESFVYEKQAPKDYKFQEPIRYSEIPQKGGGHMQEHINMLYYLVKGKELNETQSVAEATAAAIMVRDSAYTGKMMTWEEMFGDPKKNPALYNKMLKPSWEDFETGNIEYPKDGDAPIPGTA